One genomic segment of Ipomoea triloba cultivar NCNSP0323 chromosome 9, ASM357664v1 includes these proteins:
- the LOC116029508 gene encoding phenylalanine N-monooxygenase-like, whose amino-acid sequence MGIIDTLIISLSFLSSILPPNVIIILIISSVFLSYKWLSNQKAAKQFPLPPGPKPWPVVGCFPQMLRNKPVFRWILSLMEEMNTEIACFRLGGTNVISVTSPEVAREILKKQDTVFASRPACASAELISSNYLITLVSPPGDQWKKMRRVLTSHVLSRNTLNWLGHKRAVEADHLVRYIYDKCRNAAGCGVVDVRAAGRHFLGNVIRQMVFSKRFFGAGTEDGGPGVEEEEHIDSTFGVLAYVYSFGIWDYLPWLSMFDLDGQRKALKKAVKGVRKHQDPEVDVRIKMWNNGTKTEQQDILDVLINLKDIDGRSLLTSEEIKAQILELMIGIVDNPSNAAEWVLAEMLNQPEMLRKATEELDNVVGRERLVQESDLPMLNYLNGCIREAFRLHPFADFAPPHLCTSDTTISNYFIPKGSHVLISRPGLGRNPRVWEEPLKFKPERHLKNDGSEVNFVDPELRILSFGTGRRGCPGIQLGSLVSSMLLARLVQSFDWVQCGRIELRESKHNLLLAHPLHALAKPRLPHYIYSSLA is encoded by the exons ATGGGGATAATTGATACGCTTATTATTAGCTTATCATTCTTGTCATCAATCCTTCCTCCAAATGTCATAATAATTCTGATAATCTCATCCGTGTTTCTCTCATACAAATGGCTAAGTAATCAAAAAGCTGCTAAGCAATTCCCCCTCCCTCCAGGCCCCAAGCCATGGCCTGTAGTGGGATGCTTCCCTCAAATGCTTAGAAACAAGCCGGTTTTCCGGTGGATTCTCAGTCTCATGGAGGAGATGAACACCGAAATCGCTTGCTTCCGCCTTGGGGGAACCAATGTGATTTCAGTAACATCCCCGGAGGTGGCGCGTGAGATACTGAAGAAACAAGACACGGTTTTTGCGTCAAGGCCGGCCTGCGCGTCAGCAGAGCTGATAAGCAGTAATTATTTGATCACCCTCGTTTCCCCTCCGGGGGACCAGTGGAAGAAAATGAGGAGAGTTCTTACCTCTCATGTGCTCTCGCGCAACACGCTTAACTGGCTGGGTCACAAGCGGGCCGTGGAAGCCGACCACCTCGTACGTTACATCTACGATAAGTGTAGAAACGCCGCAGGTTGCGGAGTAGTGGATGTGAGGGCGGCGGGGAGACACTTCTTAGGGAATGTGATTAGGCAGATGGTTTTCAGCAAGAGGTTTTTCGGTGCTGGTACGGAAGACGGTGGGCCCGGCGTGGAGGAAGAAGAGCACATCGATTCCACTTTTGGAGTTCTTGCTTATGTGTATTCTTTTGGGATATGGGATTATTTACCCTGGCTAAGTATGTTTGATTTGGATGGCCAAAGGAAAGCCCTCAAGAAGGCTGTAAAGGGTGTTAGGAAGCACCAAGATCCTGAAGTGGATGTTAGGATTAAGATGTGGAATAATGGGACAAAAACTGAGCAACAAGATATTCTTGACGTTCTTATCAATCTCAAGGATATTGATGGAAGATCATTATTGACATCTGAAGAGATTAAAGCACAAATTCTT GAACTAATGATAGGAATTGTGGACAATCCATCAAATGCGGCGGAATGGGTATTAGCAGAAATGCTAAACCAACCTGAGATGCTCCGAAAAGCCACGGAAGAACTAGACAACGTTGTCGGAAGAGAAAGACTAGTACAAGAATCTGATCTTCCAATGCTAAACTACCTCAACGGATGTATAAGGGAAGCATTTCGCCTTCATCCATTTGCGGATTTTGCTCCTCCACACCTGTGTACTTCCGACACAACTATTTCCAATTATTTCATACCCAAGGGTAGTCATGTCTTAATAAGCCGCCCCGGGCTGGGGCGGAACCCTAGGGTCTGGGAGGAGCCTCTCAAGTTCAAGCCAGAACGCCACTTGAAGAATGACGGGTCTGAAGTGAACTTTGTTGACCCGGAGTTGAGGATTTTATCGTTTGGTACTGGAAGACGAGGATGTCCGGGCATTCAACTAGGTTCTTTGGTTAGTAGCATGTTGCTGGCTAGGCTTGTGCAAAGTTTTGATTGGGTGCAGTGTGGAAGAATTGAGTTAAGGGAGTCGAAACATAATCTCCTTCTGGCACACCCTCTCCATGCACTTGCAAAACCAAGGTTGCCTCACTACATCTACTCATCCCTGGCATAA
- the LOC116029506 gene encoding isoleucine N-monooxygenase 1-like, producing MTWPIVGCFPQLLRNKPVFRWMLNLMEEMNTEIACFNLWGTNVIAVTSPEVAREVLKKQDSVFASRPTCMSAELMSSNYLISVVAPMGEQWKKMRRVLSSHVVSPNALNWLSHKRATEADHLVHYIYNQCMRNADAGVVVDVRAMGKHFCGNVMKQMVFSKRYFKAGTEDGGPGVEDEEHIDATFGVLDLLYSFGISDYFPWLRMFDLEGHRKAIQKAVEGVRKYQDPEVDERIKMWNDGAKTEQQDILDVLIKLKNVHAKPLLTSEEIKAQILELMITIVDNPSNVVEWVLAEMLNQPEILRRATEELDNVVGKERLVQESDLPGLNYLNACLKEAFRIHPLSAFVPPHLCSSDTTLSNYFIPKGSHVMISRHGLGRNPRIWEEPLKFNPERHLKNDGSEVSLADPEVKILSFSAGRRGCPGVQLGSLVSGMLLGRLLQGFEWSVPHGGRVDLKEAKDSILLANPLNALAKPRLPHHIYSS from the exons ATGACCTGGCCTATAGTGGGATGCTTCCCTCAGTTGCTTAGAAACAAACCGGTTTTCCGGTGGATGCTTAATCTGATGGAAGAGATGAACACCGAAATCGCTTGCTTCAACCTTTGGGGGACCAATGTGATTGCAGTAACCTCCCCCGAGGTGGCACGCGAGGTACTCAAGAAACAAGACTCGGTGTTTGCATCAAGGCCGACCTGCATGTCGGCGGAGCTAATGAGTAGTAACTACTTGATATCCGTGGTTGCTCCCATGGGTGAGCAGTGGAAGAAAATGAGGAGAGTTCTTTCGTCCCATGTGGTCTCCCCCAATGCGCTTAACTGGCTATCTCACAAGCGGGCCACCGAAGCCGACCACCTCGTACATTACATCTACAACCAATGTATGAGAAACGCCGACGCAGGAGTAGTAGTAGATGTGAGGGCGATGGGGAAACACTTTTGTGGGAACGTGATGAAGCAGATGGTGTTCAGCAAGAGGTATTTCAAGGCGGGGACGGAAGATGGAGGGCCTGGCGTGGAGGACGAAGAGCACATTGATGCCACCTTTGGAGTTCTTGATCTTTTGTATTCCTTTGGGATCTCGGATTACTTTCCTTGGCTAAGGATGTTTGATTTGGAAGGTCATAGGAAAGCCATCCAGAAAGCTGTGGAGGGTGTTAGGAAGTACCAAGATCCTGAAGTTGATGAAAGGATTAAGATGTGGAATGATGGGGCCAAAACTGAGCAACAAGATATTCTTGATGTTCTTATCAAGCTCAAGAATGTCCATGCTAAACCATTATTAACATCTGAAGAGATTAAGGCACAAATTCTT GAACTAATGATAACAATTGTGGACAATCCATCAAATGTGGTAGAATGGGTTTTAGCAGAAATGTTAAACCAACCAGAGATTCTCAGAAGAGCCACCGAAGAACTTGATAACGTCGTGGGAAAAGAAAGACTAGTACAAGAATCAGATCTTCCTGGACTAAACTACCTTAATGCATGTTTAAAGGAGGCATTTCGGATTCATCCATTATCGGCTTTTGTTCCTCCGCACCTGTGTTCTTCCGACACAACCCTGTCCAACTATTTCATCCCCAAAGGTAGTCATGTGATGATAAGTCGGCACGGGCTAGGGCGGAACCCTAGGATTTGGGAGGAACCTCTCAAGTTCAACCCAGAACGGCACTTGAAAAATGATGGTTCAGAAGTGAGTCTGGCTGATCCAGAGGTGAAGATTTTATCTTTTAGTGCTGGAAGGCGTGGATGTCCAGGTGTTCAACTAGGGTCTTTGGTTAGCGGGATGTTGCTGGGTAGACTTCTTCAAGGGTTTGAATGGAGTGTGCCCCATGGTGGAAGAGTAGACCTGAAGGAGGCAAAAGATAGTATCCTTCTTGCCAACCCTCTCAATGCTCTTGCAAAGCCAAGGTTGCCTCACCATATCTACTCATCCTAG
- the LOC116030459 gene encoding isoleucine N-monooxygenase 1-like, which translates to MGIIDMLFISLSFLSSILPPNVLTILIISVFLSYKWLSNQKAAKQFPLPPGPKPWPVVGCFPQMLRNKPVFRWILSLMEEMNTEIACFRLGVTNVISVTSPEVAREILKKQDSVFASRPACASAELISSNYLISFVSPLGDQWKKMRRVITSHVVSPNTLNWLAHKRAAEADHLVRYIYNQCRNAAGCGVVDVRAAARHFCGNMVRQMVFSKRFFGAGTEDGGPGVEEEEHVNATFGVLAYVYSFGISDYLPWLRMFDLDGHRKALKKAVKGVRKHQDPEVDARIKMWNNGIKTEQQDILDVLINLKDIDGRPLLTSEEIKAEILELMIGTLDNPSNAVEWVLAEMLSQPEILRKVTEELHNVVGRERLVQESDLPRLNYLNACIRETFRLHPFGDFVPPHLCTSDTTVSNYFIPKGSHVIISRPGLGRNPRVWEEPLKFKPERHLKNDGLEVSFVDPELRILSFSTGRRGCPGIQLGSLVSSMLLARLVQGFDWVQCGRIELRESKHNLLLAHPLHALAKPRLPHYIYSSLA; encoded by the exons ATGGGGATAATTGATATGCTTTTTATTAGCTTATCATTCTTGTCATCAATCCTTCCTCCAAATGTCCTTACAATTCTGATAATTTCAGTGTTTCTCTCATACAAATGGCTAAGTAACCAAAAAGCTGCTAAGCAATTCCCACTCCCTCCAGGCCCCAAGCCATGGCCTGTAGTGGGATGCTTCCCTCAAATGCTTAGAAACAAGCCGGTTTTCCGGTGGATTCTCAGTCTCATGGAAGAGATGAACACCGAAATCGCTTGCTTCCGCCTTGGGGTAACCAATGTGATTTCAGTAACATCCCCGGAGGTGGCGCGTGAGATACTGAAGAAACAAGACTCGGTTTTTGCGTCAAGGCCGGCCTGCGCGTCAGCAGAGCTGATAAGCAGTAATTATTTGATCTCCTTCGTTTCCCCTCTGGGCGACCAGTGGAAGAAAATGAGGAGAGTCATTACCTCTCACGTGGTCTCGCCCAACACGCTTAACTGGCTGGCCCACAAGCGAGCCGCGGAAGCCGACCACCTCGTACGTTACATCTACAATCAGTGTAGAAACGCCGCAGGTTGCGGAGTAGTGGATGTGAGGGCGGCGGCGAGACACTTCTGTGGGAATATGGTTAGGCAGATGGTGTTCAGCAAGAGGTTTTTTGGTGCTGGGACGGAAGACGGCGGGCCCGGCGTGGAGGAAGAAGAGCACGTCAATGCAACCTTTGGAGTTCTTGCTTATGTGTATTCTTTTGGGATCTCTGATTACTTACCCTGGCTAAGGATGTTTGATTTGGATGGCCATAGGAAAGCCCTCAAGAAAGCTGTAAAGGGTGTTAGGAAGCACCAAGATCCTGAAGTGGATGCTAGGATTAAGATGTGGAATAATGGGATAAAAACTGAGCAACAAGATATTCTTGACGTTCTTATCAATCTCAAGGATATTGATGGAAGACCATTATTGACATCTGAAGAGATTAAAGCAGAGATTCTT GAACTAATGATAGGAACTTTGGACAATCCATCAAATGCGGTAGAATGGGTATTAGCAGAAATGCTAAGCCAACCTGAGATACTCCGAAAAGTCACAGAAGAACTACACAACGTTGTCGGAAGAGAAAGACTAGTACAAGAATCTGATCTTCCAAGATTAAACTACCTCAACGCATGTATAAGGGAAACGTTTCGCCTTCATCCATTTGGGGATTTTGTTCCTCCACACCTGTGTACTTCGGATACAACTGTTTCCAATTATTTTATACCCAAGGGTAGTCATGTCATAATAAGTCGCCCCGGGCTGGGGCGGAACCCTAGGGTCTGGGAAGAGCCTCTCAAGTTCAAGCCAGAGCGCCATCTAAAGAATGACGGGCTTGAAGTGAGCTTTGTTGACCCGGAGTTGAGGATTTTATCATTTAGTACTGGAAGACGAGGATGTCCTGGCATTCAACTAGGTTCTTTGGTTAGTAGCATGTTGTTGGCTAGGCTTGTGCAAGGATTTGATTGGGTGCAGTGTGGAAGAATTGAGTTAAGGGAGTCGAAACATAATCTCCTTCTAGCACACCCTCTCCATGCACTTGCAAAACCAAGGTTGCCTCACTACATCTACTCATCCCTGGCATAA
- the LOC116029507 gene encoding isoleucine N-monooxygenase 1-like — protein MGIIDRLIISFSFLSSILPPNVVIILIISLFLSYKWLSKQKAAKQFPLPPGPKSWPVVGCFPQMLRNKPVFRWMINLMAEMNTEIACFRLGGTNVISVTSPEVAREILKKQDTVFASRPTCMSAELASGNYLISLFSPLGDQWKKMRRVLTSHVLSPNTLNWLAHKRAVEADHLVRYIYNQCRNAAGCGVVDVRAVGRHFCGNVIRQMVFSKRFFGAGTEDGGPGVEEEEHIDATFGVLAYVYSFGVSDYFPWLRMFDLDRHRKALKKGVEGVRKYQDPEVDERIRMWNDGTKTEQEDILDVLINLRCLTSEEIKAHLLELMVTIVDNPSNAVEWVLAEMLNQPEILRRAMEELDNVVGRERLVQESDLSKLNYLNACLKEVFRVHPLSAFVPPHLCSSDTTVSNYFIPKGSHVIISRHGLGRNPKNWEEPLRFKPERHLKNDGSEVSLVDPEVRVLTFSSGRRGCPGVQLGSLVSGMLLGRILQGFEWSVPREMSGGRIDLKESKDSLLLAKPLNALAKPRLPHYVYSSLP, from the exons ATGGGGATAATTGATAGGCTTATTATTAGCTTCTCATTCTTGTCATCAATCCTTCCCCCAAATGTCGTTATAATTCTGATAATCTCACTGTTTCTCTCATACAAATGGCTAAGTAAACAAAAAGCTGCTAAGCAATTCCCACTCCCTCCAGGCCCCAAGTCATGGCCTGTAGTGGGATGTTTCCCTCAAATGCTTAGAAACAAGCCGGTTTTCCGGTGGATGATCAATCTCATGGCGGAGATGAACACCGAAATCGCCTGTTTCCGCCTTGGGGGAACCAATGTGATTTCAGTAACATCCCCGGAGGTGGCGCGTGAGATACTGAAGAAACAAGACACGGTTTTCGCGTCAAGGCCGACCTGCATGTCAGCAGAGCTAGCAAGCGGTAATTATTTGATATCCCTCTTTTCCCCTCTGGGCGACCAGTGGAAGAAAATGAGGAGAGTTTTAACTTCTCATGTGCTTTCGCCCAACACGCTTAACTGGCTGGCCCACAAGCGGGCCGTAGAAGCCGACCACCTCGTACGTTACATCTATAATCAGTGCAGAAACGCCGCAGGTTGCGGAGTGGTGGATGTGAGGGCGGTGGGAAGACACTTCTGTGGGAATGTGATTAGGCAGATGGTTTTCAGCAAGAGGTTTTTCGGTGCTGGGACGGAAGATGGTGGGCCCGGGGTGGAGGAAGAAGAGCACATCGATGCCACCTTTGGAGTTCTTGCTTATGTGTATTCTTTTGGGGTCTCGGATTACTTTCCGTGGTTAAGGATGTTTGATTTGGATAGGCATAGGAAAGCTCTGAAGAAAGGTGTCGAGGGTGTTAGGAAGTACCAAGATCCTGAAGTTGATGAAAGGATTAGGATGTGGAATGATGGGACAAAAACTGAGCAAGAGGATATTCTTGATGTTCTTATCAATCTCAGATGTTTAACATCTGAAGAGATTAAAGCACACCTTCTT GAACTAATGGTAACAATTGTGGACAATCCATCAAATGCAGTAGAATGGGTTCTAGCAGAAATGTTAAACCAACCTGAGATTCTCAGAAGGGCCATGGAAGAACTAGACAACGTTGTGGGAAGAGAAAGACTAGTACAAGAATCTGATCTTTCTAAGCTCAACTACCTTAATGCATGTTTGAAGGAAGTGTTTAGGGTTCATCCATTATCAGCTTTTGTTCCACCACACCTGTGTTCTTCCGACACAACTGTGTCCAATTATTTCATTCCCAAAGGTAGTCATGTGATAATAAGTCGGCACGGGTTAGGGCGGAACCCTAAGAATTGGGAGGAGCCTCTAAGGTTCAAGCCGGAGCGGCACCTGAAGAATGATGGATCCGAAGTGAGTCTTGTTGATCCAGAGGTGCGGGTTTTGACGTTTAGTTCGGGAAGGCGTGGTTGCCCGGGTGTTCAACTAGGGTCTTTGGTTAGCGGGATGTTGCTGGGCAGGATTCTTCAAGGGTTTGAATGGAGTGTGCCTCGTGAGATGAGCGGTGGAAGAATTGACCTAAAGGAGTCCAAAGATAGTCTCCTTCTTGCCAAGCCCCTCAATGCTCTTGCAAAACCAAGACTGCCTCACTATGTCTACTCATCGCTGCCATAA